The genomic segment ACCACCCCGCAAGAAGTTCGTCATCCCACCaagagcgtcgtcgtcgtcggtgaaGATGGGCGACAAATCGCCATCGGCATCAAGCAGCTCGGCACATGGAGTTTGGGAGAGCTCCTTGATGTGGCCCATGCTGACCCGCTCCAATTATGCGGAGTGGGCGATCCTCATGAAGTGCAACTTTGAGATCTTGGAGGTATGGGAGGCGATTGAATCGGGAGGTGAAGGAGTGAAGAGAACCCAAGATCGTCAGGCCATGGGCGGACTTCTCCGGCCTGTCCCTCAGGAGATGTGGCAGATGTTGGGGGCGAAGAAGACTGTCAAGGAGGTGTGGGAGGCGGCGAAGAGCATGCGCATTGGAGCTGAACGCGTGAAGGAAGCCAACGCTCAGCGCCTGCTCCAAGAGTTCGAGAACATCATGTTCAAGGATGGAGAGACGGTGGACGATTTCGCCCTGCGCATCAACGCCCTCGCGGCGGATCTGCGTACATCTGGTGAGGCGATCGAAGATACATGGGTGGTGAAGAAGATGCTTTGAGTCCTCCCCAAGCGCTACCAGCCGATCGCGATCTCGATTGAAACCTTACTCGATCTGAAGACGCTCACCATTGAAGAACTCATCGGCAGACTCAAGATGGCCGAGGATCGCCTCGGACTCGAGGCCGTCACCGACAAAGCCGAAAAACTCCTGTTGACGGAGGAGGACTGGGCGGCGAGGAACCGCCATCGAGTCGTACCTGAGTCCTCATCGTTGTGTGGAGGGGAGAAGAAGACCGGGAAGCCAAAGAGTGGTGGCGGCGGAGGGCGTGGCGAATGTGGTGATCGCGGCGAGAAGAAGGAGCCCGTTGTCAAGCTGACATCCATGGGCACACCTAGGCGGAAGGGGCGCTGCAGGAACTGTGGCATTTATGGTCACTAGGCTGAGGATTGCAAGAAGCCCAAgaaggagcgtagagaggaagcACATCATGCGCAGGCGGACGCTGATCAGCCGGCGATCCTCCTAGCCACGGTGAACGCCGTGCACGTGCATCCGCGCGACGTCGAGCCCTATGGAGGTCGTTCGGCATGCCATGTCGTGCACCTCGACGAGAAGAAGGTGTTCCTTGCTGACCGCGATGAAGAGAAGGACGCGTGGGTCCTCGACACTGGCGCCAGCAACCATATGACCGGGCGTCGCGAGGTGCTCACGTCGCTGGACACGTCGGTGGGAGGAACGGTGCGGTTCGGCGACGGCTCACTCGTCGACATCGAGGGCATCGGCTCAGTGCTGCTGCAGACAAAGAAAAATGGGCACAAGGTACTTTCTGAAGTATACTATATCCCAAAATTAAAGAGCAGCATTGTTAGCTTAGGCCAATTAGAAGAGGGGGGTTGCAAAATTGTGATCGAGGAGGGTTTTTGCAATGTGTTTGATGTCGAGCGGTCACTGCTGGCTCGAGCACCACGAGTCAAAAATCGTCTATATTTGTTAAAGATGCAGCTTGCAGCTCCAATCTGTTTAGTGGCAAAAACAGATGATCCGGCCTAGCTCTGGCATGGTCGATATGGACATCTAAACTTCCGGGCACTCCGAGAGCTTGGATCAAAAGGCATGGTAGAAGGGATACCTCAGCTAGATCGTGCTGAAGAGTTTTGTGATGGCTGTGCACTGGGGAAGCAGCATCGTTTCCCATTTCCACAAGTTGCAAACTACCGGGCAGAGAAGCCGTTGGACCTGGTACATGCAGACTTATGTGGCAAGATCAAGCCTAGTACAGCTGGTGGCAAGAACTACTTTCTGCTCATAGTTGATGATCACTCTCGTTACATGTGGATTGAGCTTCTGACAACGAAAGATGAGGCATTTAGATGTTTCAAGAAGATTCAGGCACTGGCTGAAACTGAAAGAGAATGCAAACTCAGAGCATTCAAAAGTGACAGGGGAGGAGAGTTTAACTCCATAGAATTCAAGCAATACTGTGATGAGCGTGGAGTGAAGCACTTCACAACAACTCCCTATacaccacaacaaaatggtgtcgTTGAGCGACGAAACCGAACCGTGGTGGAGATGGCCAGATGCTTGTTGAAAAGCAAGGGTGTCCCAGGTGAGTTTTGGGGAGAGGCAGTGACAACCGCAGTTTACCTGTTGAATCGGGCTCCAACCAAGAGTTTGCAGGGAAAAACTCCATTTGAAGCATGGCACAATCGCAAGCCCAAAGTACATCATCTTCGCACATTTGGCTGCATTGCTTATGTGAAGAATGTCGGGCCGGGTGTCTCCAAGTTGTCAGACAGATCAACTAAAATGGTGTTTGTCGGATATGAAACAGGAACAAAAGGTTACAGGTTATTTGATCCTGTGACAAGGAAGTTACACATCTCGCGTGATGTCATATTTGAGGAGAGCAAGGCTTGGGAGTGGAATCAAGAAGGCCGAGCTGATCCAGTGACTTCAGTGCTTGATGTGGAATTTTATACTGTTGCCGGACAAGGAACAACAACTGAAACTGAAGATGCAGAACAGTCAGCAGATCCAGTGTTCCCAGATCATGGGTCACCTTCCCAAGATCAATGGACTCCCAATCCAAGTTCTGGTGCTGGTTCAAATCAATCCACACCTCCAGGGATCCCTCCtgcacaagcaatcaagtttgcaacacaacaacaacaacaacaacaacaacaacaaagcctttaagtcccaaacaagttggggtaggctagagttgaaacccaacagaagcaatcaaggttcaggcacgtgaatagctatcttccaagcactcctatctaaggctaagtctttgggtatattccatcctttcaagtctccttttattgcctctacctaagtcaacttcggtcttcctctgcctctcttcacgttactatcctgacttaggattccactacacaccggtgcatctggaggtctccgttgcacatgtccaaatcatctcaatcggtgttggacaagcttttcttcaattggcgctacccctaatctctcacgtatatcatcgttccgaactcgatcccttcttgtatgaccgcaaatccaacgcaacatacgcatttccgcgacacttagctgttgaatatgtcgtcttttcgtaggccaacattctgcaccatacaacatagcaggtctaatcgccgtcctataaaacttgccttttagcttctgtggtacccttttgtcacataggacaccagacgcttgccgccacttcatccaccctgctttaattctatggctaacatcttcatcaatatccccgtccctctgtagcattgatcctaaatatcgaaaggtatccttcctaggcactacttgaccttccaaacatTAATGACACATCTGATGAAGTCCATGACTTTGAGTATAGTGGTGTATGCTTCTTTGCTGCAGAAGAGCCTAGGAGTGTGGATGAGGCACTTACTGAACAATGTTGGAGAGATGCCATGTCAGCCGAGATGAATTCAATCCAGGCAAACAAGACTTGGGAGCTGTCAGTCTTACCTGCAGGACACCGAGCAATTGGACTTATGGATTTTCAAAGCAAAGAAAGATCCAAATGGCAACATCATTAAGCACAAGGCTCGGTTAGTTGCAAAAGGGTATGCTCAGCGTGAGGGGGTGGACTTTGATGAGGTTTTTGCCCCTGTGGCAAGGATTGAAACAGTGAGACTATTGATTGCATTAGCTGCACAAAAGGGATGGCAGATACATCACATGGATGTAAAATCTGCATTCCTCAATGGTGACTTGGCTGAGGAGGTGTATGTGCAACAACCTCCTGGATTTGTTGTAGAAGGAGGAAAAGGAAAAGTACTCAAGCTGAAGAAAGCTCTTTATGGGCTGCGTCAGGCTCCAAGAGCTTGGAATTCAAAGTTGGACAGTGAACTAATGAAGCTTGGTTTTGAAAGGAATCCACTGGAGCATGCAGTTTACTGAAGATCACACAGTGATGGCTATCTCCTAGTAGGAGTCTATGTAGATGACCTAATAATCACCAGTCCAAACCAAGCAAATATTGATGCTTTTAAGAAGGAGATGATGAAGAGTTTCAGCATGAGTGACTTGGGGTTGCTTAGCTATTATCTAGGCATTCAGGTGACACAAGAAAAGGGGGTGATCACATTATGTCAGAGCTCATACACTCTGAAGATCTTGGAACAGACAGGTATGAAAGGTTGTAATCCCTGTCATGTGCCTATGGAGAACAGATTGAGGCTGAGTAAGAATGACAAATCACCATCAGTTGACAAAACAAAATATAGAAGTGTCATTGGCAGTCTAAGATACTTAGTTAATACTAGACCTGATATAGCCTATGCTATGGGGATAGTCAGCAGATACATGGAGGATCCAAAAGGAAGTCATTGGGCAGCAGTCAAGCAGATTCTCAGATACCTTTCAGGGACTATGAACTATGGCTGCATATACAAGAAACTGAATGCATCTGAAACAAAGCTTACTGGCTACAGTGACAGTGATCTGGCTGGTGATGTTGATGACAGAAAAAGCACAAGTGGTTCAGTATTCTTGTTGGGATCATGCCTAGTGACTTGGGTGTCACAGAAGCAGAGAGTGGTAGCATTATCATCATGTGAAGCTGAGTACATTGCAAGTGCCAATGCAGCCTGCCAAGGTATATGGCTCAGCCGGCTTCTGGGAGAACTGCTAGGTATTCAGACACCAAAGGTGAGACTCCCGGTGGACAACAAATCAGCAATTGCCTTGAGCAAAAATCCAGTACACCATGATCGAAGTAAGCACATTGACACACGGTTTCATTTCATTCGAGACTGTGTGGAACGATGAGAAGTGGACATTGATCATGTGAGCACAACAGAGCAGTTAGCAGACATTCTGACAAAGGCCCTTGGGCGTGTCAGGTTTACTGAACTTCGACAGCAGCTGGGAGTGATCAAAGTGCAGCGGGATTAGGGGGGTGAAATGTTGTTTTTAATCCCGtgcatgcttaattcatattgtaAATAGGCATAGCTGCATTTCCATGTTTATCTTCCCAAGTTTAGCTAGTTAGTTGCTGCATGAATCAAACGGGTGTAAGGCCAGAATCGTGCTGCGTTCACGGTGCGGCCCAGCAGCATTCTCCCCACGCACGTATGGAAAACGTCTCCGCGCTCCAGGCGGACACGGCGCAGCGTGCGCGAGCGTGGCGGGGACATAGGATCGAAGACCGTGTACTCCGAATGAATAAAGAGAAGAAAGCAAGCCTGAAAAGGCCGCGATAGTGGGCGGCGAAAACTGCTCTTGCGTCTTGCGGTTTTGTTCTGTGTCGTGTGCGACGTCGTGAGTGCAGAGAGTGAGCGCCGGCCTTCGTAGATCGCCGTCGGGCAGACCACTCCGGTCACCGGCGCCAACACTCGTACTGCGTCCCGCCGACGCCCAGCGACGCTGGGTTCTTCGTCCTCGGCAAGCCGCCGTCTTCCAGGACGAGGACGTTCGTGGCGACGCCGATGCTGAGGTTCACCCAGGCGCCCACGCTGTACCGGGTCCTCCTCCGCGGCATCACCGTCGCGGGGCAGCGGCTCAACGTGCCGGCGACAGTCTTCGCCGCCGGCTCCGTGATGGACTCCCGCACGGCCATCACGCGCCTGCCGCCGACGGCGTACCAGGCGCTGCGCGCCGCGTTCCGGAGCAGGATGGGCACATACCGCCTGGCGCCGCCTAAAGGGAGCCTCCACACCTGCTACGACTTCACCGGCGTCATGGTCGTCAGGGTGCCGAGGGTCGCGCTGGTGTTCGACCGGAACGCCGCCGTGGAGCTGGACCCCTCGGGGATCCTGCTCGACGACTGCCTCGCCTTCGTGCCCAACGGCGACGACCGCGCTCCGGGGATCATCGGCAACGTGCAGCAGCAGACCATCGAGGTGCTCTACGACGTCGGCGGCCGGTCCGTGGGCTTCCGCCGCGGCGCGTGCTGATCGAGCTCAGCTACGTGCTGCAGTGTGGGCAGGCTGCCGGCGGCGTACCATGCATATGTCCCGCTAGCTTTGTGCTACCAATAACTACCGATTTGGCATTCGGCATTATATTTCAGAATGTATTTGCTACTAGTTTATGTATTTTATGTTGGATAAATTCTATGTATGACACCTTGTTTAGTTCAATTAGCTGGCCATCAGAacttaggtcttgtttagtttctTCCTAAAAAATTTACACCCTATTCCATCAAATGTTTgacacatatatagagtattaaatatagactaaaaaataactaattgcacatattACGACTactctgcgagacgaatcttttaagcctaattagttcacgatttaacaataaagtgctacagtaacacatgtgctactaacggattaattaggcttaataaattcgtttcgtggtttcactaccggactccttgagtttgccgagtgcccgaaacactcggcaaactacataaaacactcggcaaattgttcgccgagtgccacactcggcgaatagcactcgccataaacagtaccggcaaagccaactttgccgagtgccatttatcgggcactcggcaaacattttgccGTGTGTAGTTTAGCTCTCGGCGAAAGTAAACGGTCGTAACGCCGGACCCGCCGTTAACAGTGACTTCGCCGAGTGTCAAACGGCAAGGCACTTGGcaactattttttttaaaaatatttttggtTTTTAGAATTCCTTTTCGCTGAGTGCTGCGCTCGgcaaatgataaacatatgccgAGTGTGTAActttcagacactcggcaaacatttttcaaacagtatttagtttttttaaaaatcctattcgccgagtgctgcactcggtaaatgataaacatatgccgagtgtggcactttaagacactcggcaaacatttttcaaacagtatttggtttttttttaaaatagcTTTTCGCCGAGTTTCTTGgtgataacactcggcaaattgtgtttgctttgccgagtgtcttggtcataacagtcggcaaagcctcagaaatctgattttttttttgtttttgcattacatttcacagcacatatatatatatcacagcacagatatgtttcacagcacagatatgtttcacagcacatatatcacatatatatatcatctcCACACACCACATATCACATATGTCACAATAATACACAATGGTACACAAATGTCATACCACAATACCAATATAAGGTTCGAGTTTAAAGTATCCACCACAAGTACATTACAAGCATAAGTGCAACACAAGGAATAAGTTCAACGCATGAAAAGAAGCAAATCACCAATGAGACCACGGCGACTGCTGCGGTGGGTCTTGAGGTACATCGTTTGATGCCGTCGATTGACCCTGCACAAAGAATAGATAAGATTAATTCTCTGGAGAAGCTAATCGATTGGTTAAACTTCCATTGATCTGTCAGAAGAAACTTTTAGTCTCCTTAGAGACGTCTGTCATGCATATCAGCACGATCTTGTCATGGACTCATGATTAGATCTGTCATAGTGAATGAACTTCAATAGTAACTTTTTTCCGTTGCTAATTTCACGATTTTATACTGAAAGTGGTAATTAATTACGCTTATAATAGTGAAGATAACATTGAGTAGCTTGTATTAATTAAGAGGTTGAAAGTTGTAGAATGACAGGGCTACTTTTGGGTGACAAAAATGATATGAATGGCTTGGCTGGTAAAACGCAATTGCTCCGCTGTACTACGTTTGTAGCCAGTAGGAGGAGTACCTACCTAGTCCTAGCTAGGCTAGCATCTAGTAGGGCGACTACTGACTGCTACGTACTCTACGTTATGAACAAGTGGCCGCTGCAAGAGAGATTCCTGTTTACTGACGATATTAAAAAATGGATTCACAAGGTCCTCAGCACAGGGTGGGAAAAAAACAACGGTAGACAGGAACATGCAACATGATCATGATCGGTATAAACTAATCCAGCCATCCAGACCAAGCGTCTACTTGCACTGAAACTACTAAGTGGCCTTAGATCTGAAAGGAGAAGCGAACAAACAACTGCACCAAGAATATGGTTTTCTTGCTCCCGTTCCATGTCCATAGCAGTGACAAGTCTAGTTTCCCATGCGCTGCTGATGCTTGGCTGCGTGCCCAAGGCAGATCCGATCATTGCAACTGTGCGACCCACTTGCGTGTTTGCTCCAGATAAAAAACGGAAGGAGAGACAAACTGATCTGGTTTCCTTCTTCCAATCCTCCTTCGCCGATGCAGGTGACAGCGCTGGAAGCTCACTTTCCCAGCCCAACTGCCCAGTAGAAGTTACAGAACCAACAGATGGGTGACGAACATGCCTGACACAGGTGCAAATGAATAAGAATAACAGCGCTAGCTCCAGcctcgctctacttgccatacgtAGCGCACTGCACCACGACGTGCGTGCCGTGCACTCCCGTGAATTCCGGCCGTTGCGTTGCGGGCAGCTAGCTCGCAGCGGCACATGGACGGGGCTCGATCTGTGCCTGTGCTCACTGTTCACTGTCCATGGTCCACGTTTTCTGCATGAGCTTGTAGTTTAGTCTACACACACTGCCGGATCGATAACGATCCATTGGCTACAGATTACACACATATCTGGATGGACGCACTTCTAGGCAGGTGTGAACAATCTGTAACTCTGTGAGGCACTTCTAGGCAGACTCCGGCCATACTCCGTGAGGAGATCCATTTAATTCATGGATTTGACCTCTAAATTCAGTTTTTTGGATCTGGATTACGTGGAGGCAAGACGTTTGGCAGGATTCCGATAAAAAAAACGTTTGGCTGGATTTTATGAACTGAAACTGTTTTTAAAATCTAGAGCTGCTGAAGCTCTTCGGCATAGGCCGTAACCCAGACCTACTCCAGATCCCCCAGTGGTTCCATCAGTACACGCAACCAAATTAAGCCAGACGAGGTAGAAGCCTAGAAGGCCAAACGAAGACAAATGTATGCAGGTAGCAGGCGATAAAGCTCCAATCCTTAATTAGTGTGACTTTTCAAGTTTTATCTACAGTTGTACATGTTAAGAGGTAAagcagctagagctgctgcagcgAACACGGAACAACACCCAAACCCAGGTAAGCAAAAGGGGCACAAGTGAACTAGCAGCTCTGCAAACTACAAATTAACAAGCTGAGTAACCTTTGATGCAAATCACCCCATCATTCCCATTGCTAAAGACTAATCGGCACTGAGGATAGATGTACTCATAGGAGTGTcttcaggaggacgaggaggaaggaATAGCGCTTGTGGCAGAGGTTCACCCATCTTCGCGCCGAGATTTTGCATCCACTGAAACATGTGCTCCTGCCTCTGCCGATCAGCGTCAATCTTCGCCTCCAACGCTattctctgcctcctctcttcttcaagctcggcCTACAAAATTTCACCCCACTGTTACAATCGAAGTCAAAGGTATGTAAGaaacaatgaacgacgaataaaagagTAATAACCTGCAAAGTCTGCATGGCGTGCTGTGTACTGGTCGGCCGTGGGCATATGGGCGGCCTCTGGCCCGTGTCGCTTGCTCGGATCTGGAAGAGAGTGGGGGTAGTGGCCGTGTCGACGACGCTGTCGCCAAGCCAGTAcctgccatgcttcttgcctcctcccaccctcatgacaagGTCACCTTCGaaatcctgggtgctcggatcgtactccggCCCATGGACCGCCTTGGCTGCCGTTGTGTACTCGGCGAGACGGCTGTGGATGGAGGGATTGCTGTAcgccgaggggggggggggtcctccgggttgaagtcgacggcggacgtcgccttgcccttgtgggccatagcccatgccttcacctgggagcaaggtgcgccaccatgtgacgccgactgtgaaacaaacagtaagatcattagaaactATGCAGAAGCAAGCGTTGGAATACATAAATGAAGTCACGTACCCATCTCTCCGCGTACTCGGCAAGGGTAAGGTTCccctgatggtgtggtgcacctgtCATCATCAAACGCCTCTCCCGACAAGCGGCGTGTGTCTCCAACCACTCCGaggagcaccacttgtccaccattttCCTCCAGCACTCGCCTTTACTGGCCACCCAAATTGGAGGCACCTACACGTCAACATGCATTTGTCATATAAGAACACAGTAAGTGTACTTAATCTCAGGAAGAAACAGTATTTACCAGCATGTATTGCTCTTTGGTCAGCGTCAAGGTTCTTGCGAGGTCTTTGTCGATCTTCACTTCCTCGAAGACAGCTTTGTATTGCTGTACAGCCAGGAtacgcgcctcgtagtgcatgtccttcacgagcttgTAGCAGGCTTTGTGAGCGTGCCTCTCGGCCCTCTCCTCGTATCCCTCGTCACATCTGTAGTAATCCTGCATATAAACATTATGTATGTCACTACTGGAAAC from the Miscanthus floridulus cultivar M001 unplaced genomic scaffold, ASM1932011v1 os_2200, whole genome shotgun sequence genome contains:
- the LOC136534696 gene encoding aspartyl protease family protein At5g10770-like, with protein sequence MENRLRLSKNDKSPSVDKTKYRSVIGSLRYLVNTRPDIAYAMGIVSRYMEDPKGSHWAAVKQILRYLSGTMNYGCIYKKLNASETKLTGYSDSDLAGDVDDRKSTSGSVFLLGSCLVTWVSQKQRVVALSSCEAEYIASANAACQDHSGHRRQHSYCVPPTPSDAGFFVLGKPPSSRTRTFVATPMLRFTQAPTLYRVLLRGITVAGQRLNVPATVFAAGSVMDSRTAITRLPPTAYQALRAAFRSRMGTYRLAPPKGSLHTCYDFTGVMVVRVPRVALVFDRNAAVELDPSGILLDDCLAFVPNGDDRAPGIIGNVQQQTIEVLYDVGGRSVGFRRGAC